In one window of Corallococcus macrosporus DNA:
- a CDS encoding 1,9-bis(guanidino)-5-aza-nonane synthase, whose amino-acid sequence MTDTLSKTGLLRAPIQHIDIKALDVRPLVEAMGHMAFQARNLSRAAGLYDAMLRDEKCGVILCLAGSLFSAGLKQVVVDMVRHRMVDAIVSTGALIVDQDFFEALGFRHYKGRADADDNALRELHIDRIYDTYIDEDELRECDATIARIAAELEPRPYSSREFIGEMGRYLVKHGRTRDSVVLAAHEVGVPIFVPAFSDCSAGFGLVHHQWHRAGRPQVSIDSARDFLELTKCRLRMEDSGLFMVGGGVPKNFAQDIVVAADFVEQPVAMHKYAVQLTVADERDGALSGSTLREASSWGKVSTVHEQMVYGEATVTMPLVVGAAFHGRGWERRPERRLVDACG is encoded by the coding sequence GTGACAGACACACTCAGCAAGACCGGGCTGCTTCGCGCTCCCATCCAGCACATCGACATCAAGGCGTTGGACGTACGGCCCCTCGTGGAGGCCATGGGGCACATGGCGTTCCAGGCGCGCAACCTGAGCCGCGCCGCGGGGCTCTATGACGCCATGCTCCGTGACGAGAAGTGCGGGGTCATCCTCTGCCTCGCCGGCAGCCTGTTCTCCGCCGGCCTGAAGCAGGTGGTGGTGGACATGGTGCGTCACCGGATGGTGGACGCCATCGTCTCCACCGGGGCGCTCATCGTGGACCAGGACTTCTTCGAGGCCCTGGGCTTCCGCCACTACAAGGGCCGCGCGGACGCGGACGACAATGCGCTGCGCGAGCTGCACATCGACCGCATCTACGACACGTACATCGACGAGGACGAGCTGCGCGAGTGCGACGCCACCATCGCGCGCATCGCGGCGGAGCTGGAGCCGCGCCCGTACTCGTCGCGCGAGTTCATCGGGGAGATGGGCCGCTACCTGGTGAAGCACGGCAGGACGCGCGACAGCGTGGTGCTGGCGGCGCATGAGGTGGGCGTGCCCATCTTCGTCCCGGCGTTCAGCGACTGCTCGGCGGGCTTCGGGCTGGTGCACCACCAGTGGCACCGCGCGGGCAGGCCGCAGGTGTCCATCGACAGCGCGAGGGACTTCCTGGAGCTGACGAAGTGCCGGCTGCGGATGGAGGACTCGGGGTTGTTCATGGTGGGCGGCGGCGTGCCGAAGAACTTCGCCCAGGACATCGTGGTGGCGGCGGACTTCGTGGAGCAGCCGGTGGCCATGCACAAGTACGCGGTGCAGCTCACGGTGGCGGACGAGCGTGACGGCGCGCTTTCCGGCTCCACGCTGCGCGAGGCCAGCAGCTGGGGCAAGGTGTCCACCGTGCACGAGCAGATGGTGTACGGAGAGGCCACGGTGACGATGCCGCTGGTGGTGGGCGCGGCCTTCCACGGGCGCGGCTGGGAGCGGCGGCCGGAGCGCCGGCTCGTGGACGCCTGCGGGTAG
- a CDS encoding C45 family autoproteolytic acyltransferase/hydolase produces the protein MSHLRLMWKRSRLLWPTLAACAAAPAWAAPAPIAVPNAGFETAAATGLPQGWTASGQGKVSARGDAKAEGSRSLVIENPQGGAETTVVSEPVKLQVGRLYRLSAWVRTKGVQADAQARYPTALGACLSMQSFPFTNCSPPQGADQSGRVQVLFFATTSNDRVRAHLGHNGKATGTAWFDDVKLEEVDDVTAYVPMESVRWAGKGFRYDDGGWVYVHIEGEPYERGRQYGELVSQEIVRYIEKLGIQKDKTDAAKGWAQVRLLADSLFLRRFEPEYLEEMKGIADGANVGGAKFKGPDGKERDLDVLDVVAINSAVDLGQLEDANRVTASPLSGRTFLKGEDENGRAGEGDHCSSFVATKSATKDGRVVMGQIFMWNGYTGVHWDVVLDVQPTKGHRFVMQTFPGGIHSGSDWMLNDAGIVIGETTVGQTPFNIDGTPQSNRIRKAVQYANSIDDVERILKDRNNGLYTNDWTLADTKTDEGACLLLGTAKTRLWRTGSKGKASDTPGNLKDFIWANNNNRDPEVRKESVPNASNAPVDLAFNTWNRDIAFQEYYAKYGKGGFDVDSATRMMASSPINRPHACDGKVTTSEMAEKLMFLAHYGKTTLREKMVGSRWIPDLPGATPHLSLGYTAFSPVYVADQLKAAKAKQKPEPKADAKPKRDFARVKDALSFDEKKLWSNTVFPATDADNWFGSGSAAYWTQLKDLPEGDDLSKAFDTQRDALAELNARYLYVTAREGDVVPNAARTDYGRYGQYAVPRIKGTYLLHQLRLTLGNAKFAKVMGAVHGKFANKKLSTQDFIRTASEAAGQDVGPLVKQWVERGGLPAPRLTTRAQKAKEGYEVTLKVDQSGTPWRFATLVEVQTEKGSVLERVEVKGGSDTFTVKVADRPVRVVFNVGNDIPVARERYQTLANTLDDWEKLLFVYGSAHQVESMRTLATNYREQLADASPEKLAPLKPDAEVTDAELADRDLVVFGGLEDNGLLARLAAEKKLPVELGRRYFRWQGKTYGRADDGLAMALPNPWNPKRTLYLFVANSGLELWHMTRSFQRGLQSWALFRAGEVSGKGFHAADGFTQELSVDLPAPKLGMLTP, from the coding sequence ATGTCCCACCTGCGTCTGATGTGGAAGCGCTCCCGTCTGCTCTGGCCCACGCTGGCCGCCTGCGCCGCGGCGCCCGCCTGGGCCGCTCCCGCGCCCATCGCCGTCCCCAACGCCGGCTTCGAAACCGCCGCCGCCACCGGCCTGCCCCAGGGCTGGACCGCCTCCGGCCAGGGCAAGGTGTCCGCCCGCGGCGACGCGAAGGCGGAGGGCAGCCGAAGCCTTGTCATTGAAAACCCCCAGGGCGGCGCGGAGACCACCGTCGTCTCCGAGCCCGTGAAGCTCCAGGTGGGCCGCCTCTACCGGCTCTCCGCCTGGGTGCGCACGAAGGGCGTGCAGGCGGATGCGCAGGCCCGCTACCCCACGGCGCTGGGCGCGTGTCTGTCCATGCAGAGCTTCCCCTTCACCAACTGCTCGCCGCCGCAGGGCGCGGACCAGAGCGGCCGGGTGCAGGTGCTGTTCTTCGCCACCACGTCCAATGATCGCGTGCGCGCGCACCTGGGCCACAACGGCAAGGCCACCGGCACCGCGTGGTTCGACGACGTGAAGCTGGAAGAGGTGGACGACGTCACCGCGTACGTCCCCATGGAGAGCGTGCGCTGGGCCGGCAAGGGCTTCCGCTACGACGACGGCGGCTGGGTGTACGTGCACATCGAGGGCGAGCCCTACGAGCGCGGCCGGCAGTACGGCGAGCTCGTGTCGCAGGAGATCGTCCGCTACATCGAGAAGCTGGGCATCCAGAAGGACAAGACGGACGCCGCGAAGGGCTGGGCGCAGGTGCGCCTGCTCGCGGATTCGCTGTTCCTGCGCCGCTTCGAGCCCGAGTACCTGGAGGAGATGAAGGGCATCGCCGACGGCGCCAACGTGGGCGGCGCGAAGTTCAAGGGCCCGGACGGCAAGGAGCGCGACCTGGACGTGCTGGACGTCGTCGCCATCAACTCCGCCGTGGACCTGGGCCAACTGGAGGACGCCAACCGCGTCACCGCGTCACCGCTCTCCGGCCGCACCTTCCTCAAGGGCGAGGACGAGAACGGCCGGGCGGGGGAGGGCGACCACTGCTCGTCGTTCGTGGCCACGAAGTCCGCGACGAAGGACGGCCGCGTCGTCATGGGGCAGATCTTCATGTGGAACGGCTACACCGGCGTCCACTGGGACGTGGTGCTGGACGTGCAGCCCACCAAGGGCCACCGCTTCGTGATGCAGACCTTCCCGGGCGGCATCCACAGCGGCTCCGACTGGATGCTCAACGACGCGGGCATCGTCATCGGTGAGACGACGGTGGGCCAGACGCCCTTCAACATCGACGGCACGCCGCAGAGCAACCGCATCCGCAAGGCCGTGCAGTACGCGAACTCCATCGACGACGTGGAGCGCATCCTCAAGGACCGCAACAACGGCCTCTACACCAACGACTGGACGCTCGCGGACACCAAGACGGACGAGGGCGCGTGCCTCCTCCTGGGCACCGCGAAGACGCGCCTGTGGCGCACCGGCAGCAAGGGCAAGGCCTCCGACACGCCCGGAAACCTCAAGGACTTCATCTGGGCCAACAACAACAACCGCGACCCGGAGGTCCGCAAGGAGTCCGTGCCCAACGCGAGCAACGCCCCGGTGGACCTGGCCTTCAACACCTGGAACCGCGACATCGCCTTCCAGGAGTACTACGCGAAGTACGGCAAGGGCGGCTTCGACGTGGACAGCGCCACGCGGATGATGGCCTCCAGCCCCATCAACCGCCCGCACGCGTGTGACGGCAAGGTCACCACGTCGGAGATGGCGGAGAAGCTGATGTTCCTCGCCCACTACGGCAAGACGACGCTGCGCGAGAAGATGGTGGGCAGCCGGTGGATCCCGGACCTGCCCGGCGCCACGCCGCACCTGTCCCTGGGCTACACCGCGTTCAGCCCCGTCTACGTGGCGGATCAGCTCAAGGCCGCCAAGGCGAAGCAGAAGCCGGAGCCCAAGGCGGACGCGAAGCCCAAGCGCGACTTCGCCCGCGTGAAGGACGCGCTGTCCTTCGACGAAAAGAAGCTCTGGTCCAACACGGTGTTCCCCGCGACGGACGCGGACAACTGGTTCGGCAGCGGCTCCGCCGCGTACTGGACCCAGCTCAAGGACCTGCCGGAAGGCGATGACCTGTCCAAGGCCTTCGACACCCAGCGCGACGCGCTCGCGGAGCTCAACGCCCGCTACCTGTACGTCACGGCCCGCGAGGGCGACGTGGTGCCCAACGCGGCGCGCACGGACTACGGCCGCTACGGCCAGTACGCGGTGCCGCGCATCAAGGGCACGTACCTCCTGCACCAACTGCGGCTGACCCTGGGCAACGCGAAGTTCGCCAAGGTGATGGGCGCGGTGCACGGCAAGTTCGCCAACAAGAAGCTCAGCACGCAGGACTTCATCCGCACCGCCTCCGAGGCCGCGGGCCAGGACGTGGGGCCGCTCGTGAAGCAGTGGGTGGAGCGCGGAGGGCTGCCCGCGCCGCGCCTCACCACGCGCGCCCAGAAGGCGAAGGAGGGCTACGAAGTCACGCTGAAGGTGGACCAGTCCGGGACGCCCTGGCGCTTCGCCACGCTGGTGGAGGTGCAGACGGAGAAGGGCAGCGTGCTGGAGCGCGTGGAGGTGAAGGGCGGCAGTGACACCTTCACCGTGAAGGTCGCGGACCGGCCGGTGCGCGTGGTGTTCAACGTGGGCAACGACATCCCCGTGGCCCGCGAGCGCTACCAGACCCTGGCCAACACGCTGGATGACTGGGAGAAGCTCCTCTTCGTCTACGGCTCCGCGCACCAGGTGGAGTCCATGCGCACGCTTGCGACGAACTACCGCGAGCAGCTGGCGGACGCGTCCCCGGAGAAGCTGGCCCCGCTCAAGCCGGACGCGGAGGTGACGGACGCGGAGCTGGCGGACCGCGACCTCGTCGTCTTCGGCGGCCTGGAGGACAACGGGCTTCTGGCGCGCCTGGCGGCGGAGAAGAAGCTGCCGGTGGAGCTGGGCCGGCGCTACTTCCGGTGGCAGGGCAAGACGTACGGCCGCGCGGATGACGGCCTGGCCATGGCGCTGCCCAACCCCTGGAACCCGAAGCGGACGCTGTACCTCTTCGTCGCCAACAGCGGCCTGGAGCTGTGGCACATGACGCGCTCGTTCCAGCGCGGCCTCCAGAGCTGGGCCCTGTTCCGCGCGGGCGAGGTCAGCGGCAAGGGCTTCCACGCGGCGGACGGCTTCACGCAGGAGCTGTCCGTGGACCTGCCCGCTCCCAAGCTGGGCATGCTCACGCCCTGA
- a CDS encoding GMC oxidoreductase — protein MSAASSTPNFQHGFPTPGPQSPTGQRVMDHVFFLSNEGWKEAREEKKYDLVIVGTGFCGLAVAHRALEQNPHCRILMLERGPFFLPEHFQNLPLPFVGTLGGMSETFPWTLAASTASGADGTVTWQHGMVPFFGGRSTLWSAWCPRPKGQELQGWPGRTIAAAEENFARAEALLQVHPADKVDAHRSPEELRIIQQQRPVYGALQLTVQNLLAQGYGQVPTIYRTEPAPLASGDPDTNGIDFQKYSTPGALLELVMNQRQLALENKGAPLDVATECIVESIVQQEGTATALMTSRGVLPLNDAKLILAMGTLPPTTLVRNSFPQLRRVGERFSAHFITSLVARVPRADLDPKGEFGSLELGACYVAGKAQDWSQQFHIQLSALSDRAPEHNAGTALRYMPDVVATASMAQLQSSNEYVVFVCAVLGELDYRNPNTWFRANGADANPTTNSLLRVTVNESDQHTWNAMDQSTFEVLERVLSPKGPDRVQYWHGSPDVGTWTSQRPDVKERRVDALVHESSTLHIGEDDSAPVNLDYLLRGTKNVYVTGGALWPQGGSWNPTMTMVALAMDLAARLVPKHHGPAQMP, from the coding sequence ATGTCCGCTGCTTCGTCGACGCCCAATTTCCAGCATGGCTTTCCAACCCCCGGTCCCCAGTCCCCCACGGGGCAGCGGGTGATGGACCACGTCTTCTTCCTGTCCAACGAAGGCTGGAAGGAGGCCCGGGAGGAAAAGAAGTACGACCTGGTGATTGTCGGAACGGGCTTCTGCGGGCTCGCCGTGGCGCACCGCGCGCTGGAGCAGAACCCGCACTGCCGCATCCTGATGCTGGAGCGAGGCCCCTTCTTCCTGCCGGAGCACTTCCAGAACCTGCCCCTGCCCTTCGTGGGAACGCTGGGCGGCATGTCGGAGACGTTCCCGTGGACGCTGGCTGCGTCCACCGCGAGCGGCGCGGATGGCACCGTCACCTGGCAGCACGGCATGGTGCCCTTCTTCGGAGGCCGCTCCACGCTGTGGAGCGCGTGGTGCCCCCGCCCCAAGGGCCAGGAGCTGCAGGGGTGGCCGGGGCGCACCATCGCGGCGGCCGAGGAGAACTTCGCCCGCGCGGAGGCGCTGCTCCAGGTGCACCCCGCGGACAAGGTGGATGCCCACCGGAGCCCTGAGGAGTTGCGCATCATCCAGCAGCAGCGGCCCGTGTACGGCGCGCTGCAGCTCACCGTCCAGAACCTGCTGGCGCAGGGGTACGGACAGGTGCCCACCATCTACCGGACCGAACCGGCGCCGCTCGCCTCCGGGGACCCAGACACCAACGGCATCGACTTCCAGAAGTACTCGACGCCCGGCGCGCTCCTCGAGCTGGTGATGAACCAGCGGCAGCTGGCGCTGGAGAACAAGGGCGCGCCGCTGGACGTCGCCACGGAGTGCATCGTCGAGAGCATCGTGCAACAGGAGGGCACGGCCACCGCGCTGATGACCTCGCGGGGAGTGCTGCCGCTCAATGACGCGAAGCTCATCCTGGCCATGGGCACGCTTCCTCCGACGACGCTCGTGCGCAATTCCTTTCCCCAGCTCAGGAGGGTGGGGGAACGCTTCTCCGCCCACTTCATCACCTCCCTGGTCGCGCGAGTGCCCCGCGCGGACCTGGACCCCAAGGGCGAGTTCGGGAGCCTGGAGCTGGGGGCGTGCTACGTCGCCGGCAAGGCGCAGGACTGGTCGCAGCAGTTCCACATCCAGCTGTCCGCGCTGTCGGACCGCGCCCCCGAGCACAACGCAGGCACCGCGCTGAGGTACATGCCGGACGTGGTGGCCACCGCCTCCATGGCCCAGCTCCAGTCCTCCAACGAGTACGTGGTCTTCGTCTGCGCGGTGCTCGGCGAGCTGGACTACCGCAACCCGAACACGTGGTTCCGGGCGAACGGCGCGGACGCGAACCCCACGACGAACTCACTGCTCCGGGTGACGGTGAACGAGTCCGACCAGCACACCTGGAACGCCATGGACCAGAGCACCTTCGAGGTCCTGGAGAGGGTGCTCAGCCCGAAGGGACCGGACCGGGTGCAGTACTGGCACGGTTCTCCCGACGTGGGGACCTGGACCTCCCAGCGCCCGGACGTGAAGGAGCGGCGGGTGGACGCCCTCGTGCACGAGAGCTCCACGCTCCACATCGGCGAGGACGACAGCGCGCCGGTCAACCTGGACTACCTGCTGCGGGGCACGAAGAACGTCTACGTCACGGGAGGCGCCCTCTGGCCCCAGGGCGGCTCGTGGAACCCGACCATGACCATGGTGGCCCTGGCCATGGACCTCGCGGCCCGGCTGGTCCCGAAGCACCACGGCCCCGCACAAATGCCCTGA
- a CDS encoding TetR/AcrR family transcriptional regulator, whose translation MKEATADAILSAAAGVFARDGLHAAKMESIAEQAGVSVGTLYNHFTDRAALLDALRAKRRQVMLERLDAAQAPVAARPAREQLRAFVTAVFAHAAEQDAFVRALVQLPEDPARKSRMMAELQRRLNAIIDRGIQAGDIRAEGRAFYPALLMGMVRGALDRLREDDAASLPAAAWAEEILRVFLKGIEVD comes from the coding sequence ATGAAGGAAGCCACCGCCGACGCCATCCTGTCGGCGGCCGCGGGGGTGTTCGCCCGTGACGGCCTGCACGCGGCGAAGATGGAGTCCATCGCCGAGCAGGCAGGCGTGTCGGTGGGGACGCTCTACAACCACTTCACCGACCGCGCGGCCCTGCTGGACGCGCTGCGTGCGAAGCGCCGGCAGGTGATGCTGGAGCGGCTGGACGCGGCCCAGGCCCCCGTGGCGGCGCGGCCCGCGCGCGAGCAGCTGCGCGCCTTCGTGACCGCGGTGTTCGCCCACGCGGCCGAGCAGGACGCGTTCGTGCGGGCGCTGGTGCAGCTGCCGGAGGACCCCGCGCGCAAGAGCCGCATGATGGCGGAACTCCAGCGGCGGCTGAACGCCATCATCGACCGGGGCATCCAGGCCGGTGACATCCGCGCGGAGGGCCGCGCGTTCTACCCGGCCCTGTTGATGGGAATGGTGCGCGGCGCGCTGGACCGCCTGCGCGAGGACGACGCCGCGAGCCTTCCGGCAGCCGCCTGGGCGGAGGAGATCCTCCGCGTCTTCTTGAAGGGCATCGAGGTCGACTGA
- a CDS encoding DHA2 family efflux MFS transporter permease subunit, with protein MATSVATPEVLAQAAPKAPVNKWLVTLSVTFGTLMGAIDSSIVNVALPQIRGAVGATVQEITWATTGFVIATVMVMPLTGFLGRMFGQKRVYLSCLVLFVAGSFLCGLAWNLPTLVLFRFLQGLGAGALQPTEQAILRQTFPPKEQGTAMAIFGMAVMVGPAIGPTLGGYIVDNWHWSWIFFINVPVGILGFFMVARFVQEDEQLRATARREAEQQRKHMDWSGITLLCMGLATLQYFLEEGQADDWFESPVIVICALLSATCLIAFVIRELTAVAPAVNLRLFKDPVFASGTLLGALVFAVLMASMFLLPVFMQELLGFTATQSGFSLMPRTLVMMLMMPIVGRLYGKVPARVLVGIGIVFAGFGAYEMSHFSLATGSSNIIAAIALQGVGFSMMFVPLSATALGSIPRERMADATGLNSLLRQIGGSVGLAIFTTLLSRYTVLSKASIASHLNPERWEVASRMAATQKGLMQHGLDAASASMASLQMMVGNVSRQAMVLAFDKLFVLAALMFVVVLPLIYFLKDPPSVGGSHEKPHIDVEI; from the coding sequence ATGGCGACATCCGTCGCGACACCGGAGGTTCTGGCGCAAGCGGCGCCCAAGGCCCCCGTCAACAAATGGCTCGTCACGCTGTCGGTGACGTTCGGCACGCTGATGGGCGCCATCGACTCGTCCATCGTGAACGTGGCGCTGCCGCAGATCCGCGGCGCCGTGGGCGCCACGGTGCAGGAGATCACCTGGGCCACCACCGGCTTCGTCATCGCCACGGTGATGGTGATGCCGCTCACGGGCTTCCTGGGCCGCATGTTCGGCCAGAAGCGCGTGTACCTGTCGTGCCTGGTGCTCTTCGTGGCGGGCTCGTTCCTGTGCGGCCTCGCGTGGAACCTGCCCACGCTGGTGCTCTTCCGCTTCCTGCAGGGGCTGGGCGCGGGCGCGCTGCAACCCACCGAGCAGGCCATCCTCCGGCAGACGTTCCCGCCCAAGGAGCAGGGCACGGCGATGGCCATCTTCGGCATGGCCGTGATGGTGGGCCCGGCCATTGGCCCCACGCTGGGCGGCTACATCGTGGACAACTGGCACTGGTCCTGGATCTTCTTCATCAACGTGCCGGTGGGCATCCTGGGCTTCTTCATGGTGGCCCGCTTCGTCCAGGAGGACGAACAGCTGCGCGCCACCGCGCGCCGGGAAGCCGAGCAGCAGCGCAAGCACATGGACTGGTCCGGCATCACGCTGCTCTGCATGGGCCTGGCCACGCTCCAGTACTTCCTGGAGGAGGGACAGGCGGATGACTGGTTCGAGTCTCCCGTCATCGTCATCTGCGCGCTCCTCTCCGCCACGTGCCTCATCGCCTTCGTCATCCGCGAACTCACGGCGGTGGCGCCCGCGGTGAACCTGCGGCTGTTCAAGGACCCGGTGTTCGCGTCCGGCACGCTCCTGGGCGCGCTGGTGTTCGCGGTGCTCATGGCGAGCATGTTCCTCCTGCCGGTGTTCATGCAGGAGCTGCTGGGCTTCACCGCGACACAGTCCGGCTTCTCGCTGATGCCTCGCACGCTGGTGATGATGTTGATGATGCCCATCGTCGGGCGGCTGTACGGCAAGGTGCCGGCGCGGGTGCTGGTGGGGATTGGCATCGTGTTCGCGGGCTTCGGCGCGTACGAGATGAGCCACTTCTCGCTCGCCACCGGCTCCAGCAACATCATCGCGGCCATCGCGCTGCAGGGCGTGGGCTTCAGCATGATGTTCGTGCCGCTCAGCGCCACGGCATTGGGCAGCATCCCGCGCGAGCGGATGGCGGATGCGACGGGCCTCAACTCGCTCCTGCGTCAGATTGGCGGGTCCGTGGGTCTGGCCATCTTCACCACGCTCCTGTCTCGCTACACCGTGCTGTCCAAGGCCTCCATCGCGTCGCACCTGAACCCGGAGCGGTGGGAGGTGGCCAGCCGCATGGCCGCCACGCAGAAGGGGCTCATGCAGCACGGCCTGGACGCCGCGAGCGCCAGCATGGCCAGCCTCCAGATGATGGTGGGCAACGTGTCCCGGCAGGCCATGGTGCTCGCGTTCGACAAGCTCTTCGTGTTGGCGGCGCTGATGTTCGTGGTGGTGCTGCCGCTCATCTATTTCCTCAAGGATCCCCCGAGCGTCGGGGGCTCCCACGAGAAACCGCACATCGACGTGGAGATTTGA